TTTCTACAGCTCGTACTTCTCGACCAAGCCAGATTATTGAATTGATACAAGGAGTTTGCGAGAGGCGTGCAAGGGTGATTTTGCCAATTCCTTGGCGTGAAGAGTGCAACTTCCAGATAAAGGACATTTTCACCAGACTTACGatacttgaaaaagaaaagacttacGGAATAGCGACCAAGGAAGTCACCAGCATGACAAGTATCTTTGCAGCACACAAAGATTGCGAAAAACCACTGATTGTGTTGATTGAAGGCGAACCCGGCTTGGGAAAGACTACCTATTGCCAAAAGCTGGTATATGATTGGGCAAGCAAACAATGTCACAAATGGGACGAGTCTTTTCCTAGAATTGATGTGCTCCTGCTCCTCAGATGTTGTGATATCAAATCTACTCTCTTGGACGCTATTGAAGATCAAATTCTGCCAAAAGAAATTGGGCCAGAGGAAAGAAAGATGTTTTTCCAATTCTTGAAAGAGAATCCTTCGAAGGTGTTGCTTGTGTTCGATGGGTTAGATGAGGCAGACCCAGAAAAACTGGAAATGTGCCTGAAACTTGTTCAAGGGGAGCAGCTTCCCGGCTGTTACATTGTTCTCACATCTCGCCTTGAAGGGGGGAACAAAGTGAGGCCGTACGTCGACACAGTTTTAGAGATTGTGGGATTTACAACGACTGATGCCGAGCTTTACATAAGAAAGTATTTTCAACGCGCGGAACACTTGGCAGAAAAACTTATTTCAAAAGTATACTTTGATCAGGATTTAAGGGAACTAATAAAAAGCCCTTTAAACACTCTTCTGCTTTGTGTTATCTTCAAGGATTTAGAGGGAACTCTACCAAACAACAGGACGCAGCTTTACGTGGAGATTGTTCTCTTTATTTTGAGACGTTATGAAAGCAAGAACGGCTTATCAAATAACAGTGAAGACCTTTTATTAGTTTACAAGAACGAACTGATGATCCTAGGAAAGAGTGCGCTACACTCCCTGCGTAAACGAGAGCTTTATTTCGATGACCACAAAGGGGAGATCAAGAAAAGTTTCTTGAAGAAGTTTGGGTTCCTCTCGATCCAGTCTGGTGGAAGCAGTAGAACTCCTTGTAACCGTTACGGATTTGTTCAGAAgagttttcaagaattcttttccgGCTACTACCTTGCGTTTTCTGTTATTGATAATGTTACGAACTTTCACTCTGTACTGACCGGTCCTCGATACATGGATGAACTATTTCAAGTTTTTAAGTTCATGAGTGGAATCATAGCCCAGAAATCCGAGCAAACTGCAAAGTTGATTGTACAAACTTTTGCCTGTATTGTAAATGAGACACGCTGCATAACTGATGGATACATTTCTTACCTAAATGCTGCTCATTACTTTATTAACGAATGCAAAACTTGTTCACGAGACACTTGTTCAAAATTAGTTCATACCTTTGGGGAGAATCTTGAGTTGGTTGACCTGGTTGTGAACCCTTCCCGCCAGGTATGTGACAACGAAGTTACTGGGACGTTTCTGAAGGCTCTTACCTGTAACTCGACCGTTTCAAACCTGACGTTGGGTAATTTGAAGATGTGTACGGTAGAAATTCTGCTTGTTAAGGCCCTCGTaagaaacacctctctttcttctttgaaattgCATTCCAATTTCAATGGTGCTGAGGGAGCAAagtcacttgctcaggccctcagagaaAACcgctctctttcttctttggatgtGTCTAAAAATTCGGTTGGTAacgagggagcaaattcacttgctcagtcCCTCAGAgaaaacacctctctttcttctttggttttGCAATCCAATGGCATTCGTGCtaagggagcaaattcacttgctcaggccctcagagtaaacacctctatttcttctttggatttgggttataattccattggtgatgagggagcaaattcacttgctcaggccctcatgGGAAATACCACTCTTTCTTCCTTGGAGTTGGGCCAcaattccattggtgatgaaGGAGTTAATTCACTCGCTCAGGCCCTCAGGGTAAACACCGCTCTTTCTTCGTTGAATTTGCTTTCTAACTCCATCGGTGCTGTGGGAGGTGATTCACTTGCTcgggccctcagagtaaacaaccatctttcttctttggatatGTCTTACAATACggttggtgatgagggagcaatttcatttgctcaggccctcagagtaaacacctctctttcttctttgaatttgggCCACAATTTCGTGtatgatgagggagcaaattcacttgcacAGGCCCTCAGAAGAAagacctctctttcttctttgcatTTGTATCGCAACTCTATTAAAGATAAGGCAGCAatttcacttgctcaggccctcaaactgaacacctctctttcttctttggactTGTCTTACAATTCGGTTGGTACtaagggagcaaattcacttgcgcaggccctcagagtaaacacctctctttcttctttagaTTTGTCTTACAATTTGGttggtgctgagggagcaaattcgcttgctgaggccctcagagtaaGCACCTCCCTTTCGTCGTTAGATATGTCTAACAATTCGGTTGGTACTGATGGAGCAATTTTTTTGCTCAGGCCCTAAGGGTAAACACCTCTCTGTCTTCTTTGAACATGTGTGACAACGCCATTGGTGATGAGGAAGCAAATTCACTTGATCACGATATCAGAATAAACCCCATTCGTTCTTCTTTGGAGTTTCGTTTCAGTTCCTGGTGCTGAGGGAGCAGATTTGCTTGCTCACGCCCTTGGAGtaagtttctctttcttctttccatGTTTTTACGTTATCACTATGTATTAGGGCGTGAGGTAATTCAGTCACTGAGGCACTCAGAGTGAGgacctctctttcttcctttAAACTCCATTCGGGACGAGGGAGCTATTTACCTCTTCGAGGCCCTTTTTATCTTGTGTTGGAATTACCCCCTAAAACAACAAGCATTCCTTACTCTTTTCCTTAGACCTTACCCAGTTTACAGCGAATCTATGCATAAGCAAATAATTTAGTTGTTTATTTCACTGTGGAGTCAACATAATGTACCTCAAGGCTATGAAAGTGCATTAGAAACGATGATGGTGTGATATTTTAAGGCCCGTAAACCTCCACTCAAATGGTTCTAAAATAATGTCGTAcccaatgtttaaaaaacggGTGGCAATATTTCATCAGGGTTTCGAAACACGAGGAAACACCTAAAAGCACAAATCAGAAGGCTTAGTGATTTGATTGTTTTCGAGTTTTTGGAAACACTGATTAAACACGAAGCATTAgtttttgaaatggcttcttAGTCGGCGTCCAATTGCTAAAAGGGTAGTATAGACGTGAacatgtttttgctttcttttctttgattaTTGCGTAGCTTGTGATGAAAAACAATTCCGTGTTTTGACAACTTGCGGTCAGCGCTCTTGTTTGTTTCATCCAAAATTGTGAAATAAGAAGATGCATTGCTTGCACAGTCCAAGCCTAAAAGTGTACAATATGGAAAAAAGTTGGTCGTTAAGGTTTTCAGAAATTGGAGAGCAACGCGCGAGCTAATTTATATCCAAAGATACTTGATAGGATAACCAAATACTTTGCTATTTACCCCTTCATCATTGTAGATatcgtatttactcgaataagtgccgccctcgattaagcgCCACCCTCGAAtgagcgccgcatctgggacaaaaaagttaagaagcgccgccctcgaataagcgccgcaccccccgatgctctcaccgctgatattttcgctctcgtcatcatgaaactctcggggtTTTTTtaccgcgtgaatttctcttgtaattctagatttactatcagtttagtatcagtccataggaaaattaacagatagaaagtgtaccgttgaataaaaatatagaaaaagtaaatttgtgtGGTGCAATGTTTAagtaagcgccgccctcgaataagcgccgcacttgtgacgcgaaaatttaaataagcgccgcggcgcttattcgagcaAATACGGTAGTTGTGACCTGAATGCAGGCAGATGATTGGGTTCTTAGCTCGggaattattaattattatgcGACTTTTCTATCaacattttcaaatcaagcaaaattaaaaatacaaaaagaaaaaaataccatCTTTAAAATTCAAGCGCTTTGGTGTTGTGACTTTCAAACTGTTGTTGAAACTGTTGCATTTGCAAAAAGCGCAAGAAGAAGAATTATGTTTTTAGAATCTACATtgaaggggcgtttacacgacagagcaaaaatggcacggatccgacaaaaactggaacggttccaatagtttttgcaaagaaacagtgaagttttatctGTTCCGTGTTGGCTCCACAGGTGCCTATGGACCAGTTACagaacggataaaacttcactgtttctttgcaaaaactattggaaccgttccagtttttgtcggatccgtgccatttttgctctgtcgtgtaaacgccccttgaGACAAGGGAAGATCACAGAATTTCAATTATCCGATATTTCTTGGCCCAGTCATTCAGGAGACGAGAAACGCTAAACTGTAATTAATTTAAGAACAACCTAGTTTGAAAATTGGACTTTGCGAACTATGAAATTTGAGGGTTGATATAAAGAAAAGTGTGTCAAAAGCTTATTGTCAACATATTGGGGGAAATACGTTTTGAGTCATCCAATCAGGATTTAAGTAACATCGCTCTGAACAGCTCGTTCGTTAAGATCAgaattattttaaaacactCAAGTTGAGCAGAAGATTAATGATGAATTTTAATGTAAAGTAGTCTTTTGTGAATAATTTAGGGTCGTTCGAGAGCTAGCAATGTCaagaatgaaattattttaggaTGTTTTACAGACTGTAGCAGTAGCAAATAATCAGTTTTTTGTTACTTTGCCAATTGAAGAGCGAATGGCATGAAAATGCCCCACTGAAGTAAATCTTGGGAAAGTTCTCTGTGAATTGATAGTGCAAATTGTATAAGTGATGAACTTGAGAAAGGCCCCGACCAGTATAACATAGTCGTTAACGTATTTTTTCTTATCATTTGTCTTAATCTACAATACACTTAGCCTTCTCGGTCGTGGCATCATTCGGTGGAGTTTGTTAAAAATCATTTTGCTTGGGCAGGAATGAAATAAAACCTATAGCTGTATTTGATTATGGAGGTGTGATTTCGTAAAAGATGATTCGTTAAAAATAACAGTGGTCCGGTACATACGTACGTACATACATCCACTTTATTTCAACACAGCAGCACGATAATGGTTAAAAGCTACTGCTTATGGGGTCGTGCATCTAAGTCTAAAATACAATAACATAATAAAGTAATAGGTTTACAATGATTACAGTAATTTACAGTTATTACCCTTAAGACTAAGTActaaaaaattctaaaaatgcataaaatcgTCATTACTGAAATTAAGAGTTGAGGAGGATGCCTTCGGTGCCTGCGCATACGC
This genomic stretch from Acropora muricata isolate sample 2 chromosome 5, ASM3666990v1, whole genome shotgun sequence harbors:
- the LOC136917005 gene encoding NLR family CARD domain-containing protein 3-like; its protein translation is MKRRITEENEHEQPAGTSPEPATTAQGVEARKRKRNKNSTDIDKSVSFKPGTVSKRDFLDLAHDLGPLWKKVGLALEVEDAVIDQIDANKPDVFDKCYSMLRCWRERNAAAVATYHCLGNALKDPAVGRADLAEKYCGLQLGTSSEPENTAQAMKSREQKGNKDFTARTSRPSQIIELIQGVCERRARVILPIPWREECNFQIKDIFTRLTILEKEKTYGIATKEVTSMTSIFAAHKDCEKPLIVLIEGEPGLGKTTYCQKLVYDWASKQCHKWDESFPRIDVLLLLRCCDIKSTLLDAIEDQILPKEIGPEERKMFFQFLKENPSKVLLVFDGLDEADPEKLEMCLKLVQGEQLPGCYIVLTSRLEGGNKVRPYVDTVLEIVGFTTTDAELYIRKYFQRAEHLAEKLISKVYFDQDLRELIKSPLNTLLLCVIFKDLEGTLPNNRTQLYVEIVLFILRRYESKNGLSNNSEDLLLVYKNELMILGKSALHSLRKRELYFDDHKGEIKKSFLKKFGFLSIQSGGSSRTPCNRYGFVQKSFQEFFSGYYLAFSVIDNVTNFHSVLTGPRYMDELFQVFKFMSGIIAQKSEQTAKLIVQTFACIVNETRCITDGYISYLNAAHYFINECKTCSRDTCSKLVHTFGENLELVDLVVNPSRQVCDNEVTGTFLKALTCNSTVSNLTLGNLKMCTVEILLVKALVRNTSLSSLKLHSNFNGAEGAKSLAQALRENRSLSSLDVSKNSVGNEGANSLAQSLRENTSLSSLVLQSNGIRAKGANSLAQALRVNTSISSLDLGYNSIGDEGANSLAQALMGNTTLSSLELGHNSIGDEGVNSLAQALRVNTALSSLNLLSNSIGAVGGDSLARALRVNNHLSSLDMSYNTVGDEGAISFAQALRVNTSLSSLNLGHNFVYDEGANSLAQALRRKTSLSSLHLYRNSIKDKAAISLAQALKLNTSLSSLDLSYNSVGTKGANSLAQALRVNTSLSSLDLSYNLVGAEGANSLAEALRVSTSLSSLDMSNNSVGTDGAIFLLRP